Part of the Zingiber officinale cultivar Zhangliang chromosome 6A, Zo_v1.1, whole genome shotgun sequence genome, CCATGATAAGTGGAGGGCATGGAACAACTGGGAGGATGGATGCGCCTAGCTCCCTTAGCTCGGCCACACCCAATTCACTTAGCTCGGCCACACCCAATTCACTCAGCTTAGGCATGCCTAGCTCCCTCAGCTCGGGCACCATGATAAGTGGAGGGCATGGAACAACTGGGAGGATGGATGAAAGTATGTGCACCCACTTGGTAGTCTCACACCCTCAATATGAGGTTTATGCCTCTTGAGGAAAAAAAGGTATAAATGGAAACCCGCTTTGATGGGCGCAAGTACATGCACATGCTTTGATGGGCGCAAGTACATGCACATTACGCACATCGGAATCTtactttctatattttttttactccAAACATCTCATTATGCTAATTTGAGTGTCGGAGTGATCGTGAGAAGGTTTGCCTTGGCACCCAGTCTAACCTCTTGTTGAATGTTTCAAATCTCCCAGCTGTTTGTTTAGCCATCTGACCATCAAGATTCCTCTCCACAGCAGTTATTCTTCGATGACTCGCCCGTTAACGATCGAGCACATACAATCACCAATATAAACGAATTAAACGGCTAAATAAAGCATTCTGGAACATCAACTTATGGCTTTGCTTAATAAAACTCCAATTTGTCGTCTTTCTTGAATGTCACCCCTCACATCCATGATCCACCCCATATTATGCACTGGATTAAAAACAACAATTATTTTAACAAATTACATAGAGACGATCGCAATCTTATCACGAACATTAGCAACCTAAATCCAAAACTCTGCTGCAAAACTGCAATCCAAAGAGGAAAAGGAAtgctaaagaaaagaaagtaaccAATCCAACCAAACATTATGCGAAAGCCAACCTTAAGGAGAGGTCTACTAGTTTCCCTGCTCATAGAAACAGGGGAGTCTCCTGATCATTGATGCATCGAGCAAAATGGAAACGGTGCAAGATCACACTGATTGCGGAAAGCTGAGCTCTTTGGTGCTTTCAGTTTTCAAGGTATTACCATATGAATCTGTATTAGTAACCTCACCAATCTTCCAAATTTCTGATGGTCAACTGAAAAATTTATCTCTGGTTATGGATGACTGAAAGAAACAAGCTTTTCTTATGATCTGAATTGTACAACAACACATGAAATGTCATCTTTGCTGTCTCTAGTCAATGCCTCGGTGGTCAATTGTCTTGCCGCGGATTGTGGATCCTTAAACCTTTTGGCAATCGCGACTGCCTCTTCATTGCTCATGACCTAAATCAAATGTGTTACAAAAAATAAACACATATATGACATTACTAGTTTTAGAGTTGAAGAAGAAACCTTCCATATACCATCACTAGCAAGGATGAGTAGCTCTGTTTCTGATGTAATGTTTAAACAACAAATATCAGGATCGGACCGTAAATGTGATTTCAAACTCTTGTCTCCAAAAGCACGCGACACAGCTAACTGGCCATTAACCCTTGGGACGTCACCTGACATAATGAAAAGAAGAATAATCATCTGAGCTTGTAAGAGATTAAGACTAAATATAGTCTGAAGCAGCAAGTTGCTCAATGTTTAGACTACTGTTGCATGAGATTTCACCGAATTGTTCGATGTTGAGGCTTTATTGAAGCAATCCTATATATACAATAATTTGATGATTATACTAGTTTCCTAAATAGTTGTTGCAAGTCTGAAATCATGAAACTGTGACTGTTGAAACCAACTCCCCCACTTTTTTGATGCTTTAAGTAGACTAATTAGTCAATCAGATCAACAATGTTTTTGATCTACTAATCTGAACCTTTGGCTGGAAATAAGAGGATGTAGGAAATAAGAAGGTCACTCCTATCCTACTCATAATCGAAGGATCATCGTATATACCAATTACTGAGAATCGAAACAATAATGCAACAGGCTGGAGGAGGAAAGCAGGTTACCAATCACAAATCAATAATCTAAACATTAAGCATATAGAGTGGGAGTAGAAGGTACCTGGCATGTTCGATACGAAACCTCCTCTATTCTCAATGCTTCCACGCTCAGTGTTGGGATCATGATCAACTGTCATTTGTAACACTTGTTGACCTTTTGCAAGAACTGCTCTCGAGTCACCGATATTAGCTATGCATAACTTTGTGCCATTGATGAGGATTGCAGTAACAGAAGTTGATCCGCCTCGACCAAGATCAGGACTGTGTGAAAGAATTGCCCTATCGGTCTTTTGGTAGGCTTCTGAAATAGCTACATCTGGATTCGTCCAAAATTCTTCCTATAGTTTTTTTGGGGAAAAAACTTAAGTATACATGATCTACAACTACATgtccaaatcaaacaaacaaacaaaaatgaCAGTGATGCACCTCTTTCAAAATGTTTGAAAATAGATGCTTTTGTAAATAGGCAGGTACATTATTCCCCAAGTGGCCATCGAATATAGCAAATAGACCAAGTTCCTGTCCTCTCATATGAATGAACTTAGCAACATGATAATCTTCCATAGGATGGTTTGTTTTCCCCTTAACAAGGCTAAATCCATAACTGATTTTTGCGCGGCTATTAGAGCTTCTCCCTTTACCAGCATCAGCTGAAGAACCTGCAAACTACACGAAGAAACTTTAAGCCTAAAGGATCTAAATTGATAGGCTTTTCAGTACAACCGAGCTGCAGCTTATAACGAAAAGACTGATTATTTTCTAACCCAAAAGGATGCTAAGAAAGAAACATGAAGGATATAGATATGGATAGCTCAACTAGGCTTGATATCCATGAGGTAGGAGCTTGAGCAAACTGTATCTTGAATTGATTCAAACTACACAAAAAAGTGTTGAACTGATTCAGAGATTGGAGTATATCACTTATGCAAATTGTATAAGAGTGTGATGTATCTCACGATCTTCACCCAACATAATTTAGCAGATGCAGTAATTAAGGAACAGGTATGTTTTGAATCTAGTGAAGTAGCACTGGAAGATGGTGAAATGGGTTGTGAGATAGCTACAAGGCCTGAAGGTGCTCAATTGAACTATGTATAATCATATTATTATGCAGACAGAGAAATGTTTTGAGTTTCTTTCTGTCACTAATTTTTACAAACAATAACCAAAGGGGATCGGAGTGATTCAAGAGAAGTAAACCCTCGAATCGAAAATAGACAAGATTAAACAAAGGGAAACATATCAAAAAAGAGGCGAGAAGCAAACTATTATCGTCCGAACAGGACAGAAACCGAAGTGATCGAAGGAAGGAAGAAAGACAAGTAAAAAACTCAAGGTAGAGAGGTCAAGGTCCAAATCCCTCACCCTAGAGGAAGAACCTCTGAAGCAGCATAACCAGCCCATCAAAATCCCCAAATCAACGCCGATCTTCCCCCGATCAAAGATTCGATTTTGCCTCAAGGAACCGGCTCCCTGCGCCGTGGAAGCGCGGCAAGCTCGAATCTTGACGACAGATTCGATCACGGCGGCGAGAAACTGAAGAAGAGGCGATGTGTTGGAGGAGAGCGACGCACTGAACAGCAGCAGCCTAGCCTCTGAGGGGGCCGACCTTGGAAGAAAACGAAGGGGACATTAAAGCACGCCGAGAAACGATGATGACGAGCGTTGAAAAAcggaaagaagattttaattaattaattatttattttcaggTGGAAGTGTGAGACTTCGATCGAGATTCATGGCGCATGCCGGTCAACCTGACAAAGCAGCTGGAAACATTTGACTTGTGGTTTCACGAACTCGACAAAAGCGTATTTGGGTGGAGGCAGTTCAACTACGACAAAcgtcaaaaatatatatttatagtattatattatgtataatataattAAGAATCTATCCCTTTATTAATTAAagtctaaaataaaaataatattatatcgaaaataattctaaaatttattaataatttttactaATGTATCAATAATGATTTAGAGTTTGAGACTCAACTATTATTAAGAATtattttcattaatcaattaaaaatttaaaattctatttagtttcatatcttagaattgacaacaatATAGATAgagaaatttctataaatattttagatcaATGTTAAAAAGTATATTATTCTCTTTTTGACTAAAATCaactataatattaaattaattttttataagtatttAACAAGGCAGAGCCATCAAATCTAGgtatc contains:
- the LOC121995697 gene encoding probable protein phosphatase 2C 10 isoform X3 produces the protein MEDYHVAKFIHMRGQELGLFAIFDGHLGNNVPAYLQKHLFSNILKEEEFWTNPDVAISEAYQKTDRAILSHSPDLGRGGSTSVTAILINGTKLCIANIGDSRAVLAKGQQVLQMTVDHDPNTERGSIENRGGFVSNMPGDVPRVNGQLAVSRAFGDKSLKSHLRSDPDICCLNITSETELLILASDGIWKVMSNEEAVAIAKRFKDPQSAARQLTTEALTRDSKDDISCVVVQFRS
- the LOC121995697 gene encoding probable protein phosphatase 2C 9 isoform X1, encoding MGWLCCFRGSSSRFAGSSADAGKGRSSNSRAKISYGFSLVKGKTNHPMEDYHVAKFIHMRGQELGLFAIFDGHLGNNVPAYLQKHLFSNILKEEEFWTNPDVAISEAYQKTDRAILSHSPDLGRGGSTSVTAILINGTKLCIANIGDSRAVLAKGQQVLQMTVDHDPNTERGSIENRGGFVSNMPGDVPRVNGQLAVSRAFGDKSLKSHLRSDPDICCLNITSETELLILASDGIWKVMSNEEAVAIAKRFKDPQSAARQLTTEALTRDSKDDISCVVVQFRS
- the LOC121995697 gene encoding probable protein phosphatase 2C 10 isoform X2, which produces MGWLCCFRGSSSRFAGSSADAGKGRSSNSRAKISYGFSLVKGKTNHPMEDYHVAKFIHMRGQELGLFAIFDGHLGNNVPAYLQKHLFSNILKEEEFWTNPDVAISEAYQKTDRAILSHSPDLGRGGSTSVTAILINGTKLCIANIGDSRAVLAKGQQVLQMTVDHDPNTERGSIENRGGFVSNMPGDVPRVNGQLAVSRAFGDKSLKSHLRSDPDICCLNITSETELLILASDGHEQ